One window from the genome of Schistocerca piceifrons isolate TAMUIC-IGC-003096 chromosome 1, iqSchPice1.1, whole genome shotgun sequence encodes:
- the LOC124794853 gene encoding MICOS complex subunit MIC19, producing MGNAGSTRKISLQNEDPASVIKVSDSVVQRLKGAGETESQDDARPKNSNSLPSQQQYINENEPSKTSLEVRREKEAEIRNNDVYWERRLAKLQDTHNRVNRRMEEEYEAAVQEVKKSFPKMPVENQVIPCQDAKAVVINCYKQHPRQTLLCAKEVEAFSACIDMKRRNIMSNKA from the coding sequence ATGGGCAATGCTGGCAGTACAAGAAAAATTAGTTTACAAAATGAAGATCCCGCAAGTGTGATCAAGGTTTCCGATTCAGTTGTTCAGCGTCTTAAAGGAGCAGGTGAGACGGAAAGTCAAGACGATGCACGCCCCAAGAACAGTAATTCCTTACCAAGTCAGCAGCAGTACATCAACGAAAACGAACCTTCAAAGACCTCTCTTGAAGTTAGACGTGAGAAAGAAGCTGAAATAAGAAATAATGATGTCTACTGGGAGAGAAGGTTAGCTAAGCTCCAGGACACCCATAACAGGGTAAATCGCCGAATGGAAGAAGAATACGAGGCAGCTGTTCAAGAAGTGAAGAAAAGCTTTCCAAAAATGCCAGTGGAGAACCAAGTAATACCTTGCCAGGATGCAAAGGCCGTTGTCATCAATTGCTACAAACAACACCCAAGACAGACATTATTGTGTGcaaaagaagttgaagcattttcAGCATGTATTGACATGAAAAGAAGAAATATTATGTCTAATAAGGCATGA